A region of Polyangiaceae bacterium DNA encodes the following proteins:
- a CDS encoding cytochrome c: MSWRAGLFALLLPVGACVHVDELDDYACPDGGTSLDYASFGEPFLERWCNSCHSAGEGDRQGAPADVRFDSVEEVRRWRERIFARSALGNDSMPPGLGDPPTAERRRLAEWLACGAP; the protein is encoded by the coding sequence ATGAGCTGGCGAGCAGGACTCTTCGCGCTCCTGCTCCCCGTCGGGGCGTGCGTCCACGTCGATGAGCTCGATGACTACGCGTGCCCCGACGGCGGGACGTCGCTCGACTACGCGAGCTTCGGCGAGCCCTTCCTGGAGAGGTGGTGCAACTCGTGCCACTCCGCGGGCGAAGGGGACCGCCAGGGCGCGCCGGCCGACGTGCGCTTCGACTCGGTCGAAGAAGTGCGGCGCTGGCGCGAGCGCATCTTCGCCCGGTCGGCGCTCGGCAACGATTCCATGCCGCCCGGATTGGGCGATCCGCCGACGGCAGAGCGTCGCCGGCTGGCGGAGTGGCTCGCCTGCGGCGCCCCGTGA
- a CDS encoding adenylosuccinate lyase — protein sequence MIPRYAPKEIAELWSDRNRYAVWLEVELCACEAMEAAGVVPAGTAAELRALGLRPDPDEIDRIEKTTRHDVIAFLTHVEEKAGAPARWLHRGMTSNDVLDSSFAVLLTQATDLLLSRADRLVSALGRRAEEHVKTPIIGRSHGIHAEPVTFGIVLAGHLAEVKRGRARLRAARAEIAVGKIAGAVGTYAHLSPEIERAALAKLGLEPETVATQVVARDRHAAFFSAAALLAAAIERLATNIRHWQRTEVGEAEEQFAKGQKGSSAMPHKRNPILSENLCGLARVVRAAVVPALENVALWHERDISHSSVERMIAPDVTATLGFMLERAASVVEGLMVYPERMRQNLERSGGLFFSEAVMLELVGKGLARQRAYELVQRNAMAAFSGSGDFKSLLLADAELTALLGAAEIERCFDLDHALRFAETLVARALAAE from the coding sequence ATGATCCCGCGTTACGCGCCCAAGGAGATCGCCGAGCTCTGGTCGGATCGGAACCGCTACGCGGTTTGGCTCGAGGTCGAGCTGTGCGCGTGCGAAGCGATGGAAGCAGCAGGGGTGGTGCCGGCGGGCACGGCAGCGGAGCTCCGTGCGCTGGGCCTTCGCCCCGACCCGGACGAGATCGACCGCATCGAGAAGACCACGCGCCACGACGTGATCGCGTTCCTGACGCACGTCGAGGAGAAGGCCGGCGCTCCGGCGCGCTGGCTGCACCGCGGAATGACCTCGAACGACGTGCTCGACTCGAGCTTCGCGGTGCTGCTCACCCAGGCCACGGATCTCCTGCTTTCGCGGGCGGACCGCCTGGTCTCCGCGCTCGGCCGCCGCGCGGAGGAGCACGTGAAGACGCCGATCATCGGCCGCTCCCACGGCATCCACGCCGAGCCCGTCACCTTCGGCATCGTCCTCGCCGGCCACCTGGCGGAGGTGAAGCGCGGCCGCGCCCGGCTTCGCGCCGCGCGGGCCGAGATCGCCGTCGGCAAGATCGCGGGCGCCGTCGGGACCTACGCGCACCTGTCGCCGGAGATCGAGCGCGCCGCCCTGGCAAAGCTCGGCCTCGAACCGGAGACGGTGGCGACCCAGGTCGTGGCGCGGGATCGTCACGCCGCCTTTTTCTCCGCGGCGGCGCTCCTGGCGGCGGCCATCGAGCGCCTCGCCACGAACATCCGGCACTGGCAACGCACGGAGGTGGGCGAAGCGGAGGAGCAGTTCGCGAAGGGGCAGAAGGGTTCGAGCGCGATGCCCCACAAGCGCAACCCCATCCTGAGCGAGAACCTCTGCGGCCTGGCCCGCGTGGTGCGCGCGGCCGTGGTCCCGGCGCTGGAGAACGTCGCGCTCTGGCACGAGCGGGACATCTCCCACTCGAGCGTCGAGCGCATGATCGCCCCCGACGTCACCGCGACGCTCGGCTTCATGCTGGAGCGAGCGGCGTCGGTGGTCGAAGGACTGATGGTCTACCCGGAGCGCATGCGCCAGAACTTGGAGCGCTCGGGTGGCCTCTTCTTCAGCGAGGCGGTGATGCTGGAGCTGGTCGGGAAGGGGCTGGCGCGACAGCGCGCCTACGAGCTGGTGCAGCGGAACGCCATGGCGGCGTTCTCCGGTAGCGGGGACTTCAAGTCCCTCTTGCTCGCGGACGCAGAGCTCACGGCGCTGCTCGGAGCTGCCGAGATCGAGCGTTGCTTCGACCTCGACCACGCCCTGCGCTTTGCCGAGACCTTGGTGGCTCGGGCGCTCGCGGCCGAGTAG